In Hyphomicrobiales bacterium, one genomic interval encodes:
- a CDS encoding 3-keto-5-aminohexanoate cleavage protein: MNWEVFVTCAVTGAGATTDKSDKVPVTPAEIAASAIEAAKAGAAVVHLHVRDPATGAGSRSVALYKEAVDRIRSSGVDAVINLTAGMGGDLVLGSPERPLPLKEKGTDMAGAEERLAHVAELLPEICTLDCGTMNFLAGGDYIMVNSVDMLRAMAKRIKELGVKPECEVFDTGHLWQVKDLMREGLIDSPALIQLCMGIPYGAPADTNTFMGMVNNLPPGSIWSSFAIGRMQMPWVAHSALAGGNVRVGLEDNIYLSRGVLATNGQLVERAVTILEAMGATVIGPADVRKRLALTKRG; this comes from the coding sequence ATGAACTGGGAGGTCTTCGTCACCTGCGCCGTGACTGGCGCCGGCGCCACCACCGACAAGAGCGACAAGGTTCCGGTCACCCCCGCGGAAATCGCCGCCTCGGCTATCGAGGCCGCCAAGGCGGGCGCCGCCGTCGTCCACCTCCACGTCCGCGATCCCGCAACGGGTGCCGGTTCCCGCTCCGTTGCCCTCTACAAGGAAGCTGTCGACCGCATCCGCTCCTCGGGCGTCGATGCCGTCATCAACCTCACCGCCGGCATGGGCGGCGACCTCGTGCTCGGCTCGCCCGAGCGCCCCCTGCCGCTCAAGGAAAAGGGCACCGACATGGCCGGCGCCGAGGAGCGTCTCGCCCACGTCGCCGAATTGCTCCCCGAGATCTGCACCCTCGACTGCGGCACCATGAACTTCCTCGCCGGTGGCGACTACATCATGGTCAACTCCGTCGACATGCTCCGCGCCATGGCCAAGAGGATCAAGGAACTCGGCGTCAAGCCCGAATGCGAGGTCTTCGACACCGGCCACCTCTGGCAGGTCAAGGACCTGATGCGGGAGGGATTGATCGACTCTCCCGCCCTCATCCAGCTCTGCATGGGCATTCCCTATGGCGCGCCGGCCGACACCAACACGTTCATGGGCATGGTCAACAACCTGCCACCCGGCTCGATCTGGTCCAGCTTTGCCATCGGCCGCATGCAGATGCCCTGGGTTGCCCATTCGGCGCTGGCCGGCGGCAACGTCAGGGTCGGTCTCGAGGACAATATTTACCTCTCGCGCGGCGTGCTCGCAACGAACGGGCAACTCGTCGAGCGCGCCGTGACCATCCTCGAGGCGATGGGCGCGACCGTCATCGGCCCGGCGGATGTTCGCAAGCGCCTCGCTCTCACGAAGCGCGGCTGA
- a CDS encoding helix-turn-helix domain-containing protein, translating to MTKTSQFIVDRLLLLSMVRAEMLLRVASACFTICVETHAICATPHIAGHATHAAAPATVGGGTMLFQARGGTAPLRLDFLLLEEFTLLGLAAAMEPLRAANRAAGQALYRWRVLSADGRPVASSSGMQMIVEGEFNAEAERDAVICVASFGVARQAAALARRLRTLARRGVTLGGIDSGAWVLAAAGLLDGYRATTHWEDLASFAASHPEVEVVPDRYVVDRGRITTGGATPALEMALDLIAANHGLNLSLMVANAFIYDHRMRAGEPQPLVPVGRLALDAPEVAEAIRIMERTLAAPIGVEAIARRVGVARRTLEVAFRRALATSINAYYLDLRLGHARRLLQHSRLSVTEIADRSGFSSSAAFARAFRRQFGETPGAARRTVSGAADRPGEAIAGRRLRD from the coding sequence GTGACGAAGACCTCCCAGTTCATCGTGGATCGTCTCCTCTTGCTCAGCATGGTGCGAGCCGAGATGCTATTGCGGGTGGCATCGGCATGCTTCACAATTTGCGTGGAAACTCATGCAATTTGCGCAACGCCGCATATCGCCGGACATGCCACGCACGCGGCCGCGCCGGCAACGGTTGGAGGAGGCACGATGCTCTTTCAGGCTCGTGGTGGCACCGCGCCGCTCAGACTCGACTTCCTCTTGCTGGAGGAGTTCACGCTTCTCGGGCTGGCGGCGGCCATGGAGCCGCTTCGGGCGGCGAATCGGGCGGCCGGTCAGGCGCTCTATCGTTGGCGGGTGCTTTCGGCGGACGGGCGACCCGTGGCTTCCTCCAGCGGCATGCAGATGATCGTGGAGGGGGAGTTCAACGCCGAGGCCGAGCGGGATGCGGTGATCTGTGTGGCCTCGTTCGGGGTGGCGCGTCAGGCGGCGGCTCTGGCGCGGCGATTGCGGACGCTGGCGCGCCGAGGGGTGACGCTCGGCGGTATCGATTCGGGTGCCTGGGTGCTGGCGGCGGCGGGGTTGCTCGACGGCTATCGAGCGACCACGCACTGGGAGGATCTGGCCTCGTTCGCGGCGTCGCACCCGGAGGTCGAGGTCGTGCCGGATCGCTACGTCGTCGACCGGGGGCGGATCACGACGGGTGGCGCGACACCGGCCCTCGAGATGGCGCTCGACCTCATCGCCGCCAACCATGGTCTCAACCTCTCGCTGATGGTCGCCAACGCGTTCATCTACGACCACCGCATGCGGGCCGGCGAGCCGCAACCGCTGGTGCCGGTCGGGCGGCTGGCGCTCGATGCGCCGGAGGTGGCGGAGGCGATCCGGATCATGGAACGGACACTCGCCGCGCCGATCGGCGTCGAGGCGATCGCGCGCCGGGTGGGGGTGGCGCGGCGCACGCTCGAGGTTGCGTTCCGCCGTGCGCTGGCGACATCGATCAACGCCTACTATCTCGATCTGCGGCTCGGGCATGCCCGCCGCCTGTTGCAGCACTCGCGGTTGAGCGTCACTGAAATCGCCGACCGCTCAGGCTTTTCCTCCAGCGCGGCGTTCGCACGTGCCTTCCGACGGCAGTTCGGCGAAACGCCTGGGGCCGCGCGGCGAACGGTCAGCGGCGCGGCGGATCGGCCGGGAGAGGCGATTGCAGGTCGCCGCCTTCGGGACTGA
- the caiD gene encoding crotonobetainyl-CoA hydratase, translated as MTDTPVRTTRNGHVLEVTIDRPKANAISYATSRLMGEIFRDFRDDPDLRVAIVTGAGEKFFSAGWDLKEAAAMEGYESDYGIGGFGGMQELPNLNKPIIAAVNGMAVGGGFEIALSADLIIAAEHASFALPEIRAGTLADAATIKLPKRIPYHTAMDLLLTGRWMDAAEAHRLGLVKEIVPAGELMAKARELASLLASGPPLVYAALKEVVREAEGRSFHEAIRMTADGSLATCRTLYQSEDQKEGQRAFAERRDPVWKGR; from the coding sequence ATGACCGACACCCCCGTCCGCACCACCCGCAACGGCCACGTCCTCGAAGTCACCATCGACCGCCCCAAGGCGAACGCGATCAGCTACGCGACCAGCCGCCTCATGGGCGAAATCTTCCGCGACTTCAGGGACGATCCCGATTTGCGCGTAGCCATCGTCACCGGGGCGGGCGAGAAATTCTTTTCCGCCGGCTGGGACCTCAAGGAAGCCGCGGCCATGGAGGGTTACGAATCCGACTACGGCATCGGCGGATTCGGGGGCATGCAGGAATTGCCCAACCTGAACAAGCCGATCATCGCGGCCGTCAACGGCATGGCTGTTGGCGGCGGCTTCGAGATCGCGCTCTCGGCTGATCTCATCATCGCCGCCGAACATGCGAGCTTCGCACTTCCCGAGATTCGTGCCGGCACGCTCGCCGATGCCGCCACGATAAAGCTCCCGAAACGCATCCCCTACCACACGGCGATGGACCTCCTCCTCACCGGACGCTGGATGGACGCAGCCGAGGCCCACCGCCTCGGGCTCGTCAAGGAGATCGTACCGGCCGGCGAGTTGATGGCGAAGGCACGCGAACTGGCCTCCCTCCTCGCTTCCGGTCCTCCGCTGGTCTATGCGGCACTGAAGGAGGTCGTTCGCGAGGCCGAGGGACGCAGCTTCCACGAGGCCATCCGCATGACGGCGGACGGGTCCCTCGCCACCTGCCGCACCCTCTATCAAAGCGAGGATCAGAAGGAAGGCCAGCGCGCCTTCGCGGAAAGGCGTGACCCCGTCTGGAAGGGGCGCTGA
- a CDS encoding carnitine 3-dehydrogenase codes for MSAVEKAACIGGGVIGAAWAARFSANGIDVVVVDPDPEAPRKVDEVMRLARRAQSKLTLAPLGRQGSVRVTTDLAEALAGAQFIQEAAPERIELKRRLFADIEALVPQDVVIASSTSGYKPSDLQEGMRNPERLLVGHPFNPVYLLPLVEIVPSPATALAVTATAKSFYASLGMHPLVVRKEIDAFIADRLMEALWREALWLVHDDIATAAEIDDAIRYGCGLRWAQMGTFQVFNIAGGEAGMRHFMAQFGPALKWPWTKLMDTPEMTDELVEKIAVQCEEQAAGLSIRELERIRDDNLIAIMQSLRQNRWGAGRTLSEYEASLLARTHASAPDAGSHDLSRPLRLYEDQVRPEWTDYNNHMNESRYLETFTNATDAMMHFVGADDSYIAAGRSYFTGETHIIHKDEVQALEPIYVTTQVLGADDKRMHLFHRLYNGRNDTLLATGEHMLLHVDLKARRVTPAAPEVEARLRAVAEAHAALPRPAEAGRHVGAPRA; via the coding sequence ATGAGCGCAGTGGAAAAGGCCGCCTGCATCGGCGGTGGCGTGATCGGGGCAGCCTGGGCCGCCCGCTTCTCGGCCAACGGCATCGACGTCGTCGTCGTCGACCCTGATCCCGAGGCGCCACGCAAGGTCGACGAGGTGATGCGCCTCGCCCGCCGCGCCCAGTCCAAGCTGACCCTCGCCCCGCTCGGTCGGCAAGGCAGTGTTCGGGTCACGACCGACCTTGCCGAGGCTCTCGCTGGCGCGCAGTTCATCCAGGAGGCCGCGCCCGAGCGTATCGAATTGAAAAGGCGCCTTTTTGCCGACATCGAGGCGCTCGTTCCGCAGGACGTCGTGATCGCCTCCTCGACCTCCGGCTACAAGCCGAGCGATCTCCAGGAAGGCATGCGCAATCCGGAACGGCTCCTCGTCGGCCACCCCTTTAATCCGGTTTATCTCCTTCCTTTGGTCGAGATCGTGCCGAGCCCCGCAACGGCCCTCGCCGTGACCGCGACCGCGAAATCGTTCTATGCCTCGCTCGGAATGCATCCCCTGGTCGTGCGCAAGGAAATCGACGCCTTCATCGCCGACCGCCTCATGGAGGCCCTTTGGCGCGAGGCCCTCTGGCTCGTTCACGACGACATCGCGACGGCCGCCGAGATCGACGACGCTATCCGCTATGGTTGCGGCCTCCGCTGGGCCCAGATGGGCACCTTCCAGGTCTTCAACATCGCCGGTGGCGAGGCGGGCATGCGCCATTTCATGGCGCAGTTCGGCCCCGCGCTCAAATGGCCGTGGACCAAGCTCATGGACACGCCCGAGATGACGGACGAACTGGTCGAGAAGATCGCCGTCCAGTGCGAGGAACAGGCCGCCGGTCTTTCCATCCGCGAGCTCGAGCGCATCCGTGACGACAACCTCATTGCCATCATGCAGTCGCTCCGCCAGAACCGTTGGGGCGCCGGCAGGACGCTCTCCGAGTACGAGGCGAGCCTCCTCGCTCGCACGCATGCCTCGGCTCCCGACGCCGGCAGTCACGACCTCTCCCGCCCTTTGCGCCTCTACGAGGACCAGGTGCGACCCGAGTGGACCGACTACAACAACCACATGAACGAGAGCCGCTATCTCGAAACCTTCACGAACGCCACCGACGCCATGATGCACTTCGTCGGCGCAGACGACAGCTACATCGCCGCTGGACGGAGCTATTTCACGGGCGAAACCCATATCATCCACAAGGACGAGGTGCAGGCCCTCGAGCCGATCTACGTCACCACCCAGGTCCTCGGTGCGGATGACAAACGCATGCACCTCTTCCACAGGCTCTACAACGGGCGCAACGACACCCTGCTGGCCACCGGCGAGCACATGCTGCTGCACGTCGATCTGAAGGCGCGCCGGGTGACACCGGCCGCACCCGAAGTCGAAGCAAGGCTGCGTGCCGTCGCCGAGGCTCACGCCGCCCTCCCCCGTCCGGCCGAGGCCGGTCGCCACGTCGGCGCGCCGCGCGCCTGA
- a CDS encoding M24 family metallopeptidase, which produces MSSSPFSIAKPKIDPSRRPQGGMRPDNTPDDNDRVEIGPTPLAFAEWEAAGLACPDLPAMRAFRLKRLVDAIIARDLAGLLMYDPLSIRYATDTTDMQLWAAHNPFRACLVLADGHMVLWEYAGLKYLSEYNPLVSEVRGGGSFFYFATGDRTEEKAARFAGQVDELMRTHAGTNRRLAVDKIQIAGLRALERLGIEVHDGEEVTERTRAIKGPDEIKAMRCAMWACEQSVAAMRIAAQPGVTENDVWAELHKENIRRGGEWIETRILASGPRTNPWFQECGPRVIQNNEILSFDTDLIGCYGMCADISRSWFIGDGQPTNEQRRLHAVAHEHIMTNMQLLRPGVSFRELAFSGHALPEEFVPQRYGSKYHGVGLCDEWPAIKYPMDYEERGYDGVLEPGMMLCVEAYVGAVGGKEGIKLEDQVLITETGYENLTRCPFDEKLI; this is translated from the coding sequence ATGTCGTCGTCACCTTTTTCCATCGCCAAGCCCAAGATCGACCCGTCCCGTCGCCCTCAGGGCGGCATGCGGCCGGACAACACACCCGACGACAACGACCGAGTGGAGATAGGGCCGACGCCATTGGCATTCGCGGAGTGGGAGGCGGCGGGGCTCGCGTGTCCCGACCTGCCGGCCATGCGCGCGTTCCGGCTGAAGCGGCTGGTGGATGCCATCATAGCGCGCGATCTCGCAGGGCTGTTGATGTACGATCCGCTCAGCATCCGTTATGCGACCGACACGACGGACATGCAACTCTGGGCGGCGCACAATCCGTTCCGCGCCTGTCTCGTGCTCGCCGACGGGCACATGGTGCTCTGGGAATACGCCGGGCTCAAGTATCTATCGGAATACAATCCTCTCGTCTCGGAGGTGCGGGGCGGCGGCTCGTTCTTCTATTTCGCGACCGGTGACCGAACGGAGGAGAAGGCAGCGCGCTTTGCCGGACAGGTCGACGAGCTCATGCGGACCCATGCTGGCACCAACCGGCGGCTCGCGGTCGACAAGATCCAGATCGCCGGTCTTCGGGCCCTCGAGCGGCTCGGCATCGAGGTCCACGATGGTGAGGAGGTGACGGAGCGCACGCGTGCGATCAAGGGGCCGGACGAAATCAAAGCGATGCGCTGCGCCATGTGGGCCTGCGAGCAGTCGGTGGCGGCCATGCGGATCGCGGCGCAACCGGGCGTTACGGAAAACGACGTTTGGGCGGAGTTGCACAAGGAGAACATCAGACGGGGAGGGGAATGGATCGAGACCCGCATTCTGGCGTCAGGGCCGCGGACCAACCCGTGGTTCCAGGAATGCGGGCCGCGGGTGATCCAAAACAACGAGATCCTGAGCTTCGATACCGATCTCATCGGGTGCTACGGGATGTGCGCGGACATCTCGAGGTCGTGGTTCATCGGCGACGGTCAACCGACGAACGAGCAGCGCCGCCTGCACGCGGTCGCCCATGAACACATCATGACGAACATGCAACTCTTGAGGCCCGGAGTGAGCTTCCGGGAACTGGCCTTTTCCGGCCACGCCCTGCCCGAGGAGTTCGTGCCGCAGCGCTACGGATCGAAATACCACGGCGTCGGGCTCTGCGACGAGTGGCCGGCGATCAAGTATCCGATGGACTACGAGGAACGCGGCTACGACGGCGTGTTGGAGCCCGGCATGATGCTTTGCGTCGAGGCCTATGTCGGCGCCGTCGGTGGCAAGGAGGGGATCAAGCTGGAGGATCAGGTTCTCATCACCGAGACCGGCTATGAGAACCTGACGCGCTGTCCGTTCGACGAGAAGCTGATCTGA
- a CDS encoding CoA-binding protein has translation MSTTAPPRPTGPGRRDFSRLLAPRSIAVLGGRWAERVVKRCLATGFRGNLWPVTPTRTEMCGLPTFPDLAALPAAPDAAFVAVNRHESVRVIGDLAAMGAGGAVCFASGFAETGPDGKALQDRLSAAAGPMPFLGPNCYGLINYIDNALLWPDEHGGAPLERGVALLLQSGNIACNVTMNRRSLPIAYVCAMGNQANVAMPDMIEALAETGRVTAIGLLMEGLGDPTRLSEATAAAHRLGVPVIALKAGRSAAGSDIAMTHTGSMAGSDDVMDLLLERIGIARVDNLAVYLEAMKLLHVFGPLPANRICTMSCSGGEALLVADAARHHDVQVADFTPEDHARIRPTLHDLVHLGNPFDYHTFDWGDRTRLEATFTAVMRSSFDMTALINDPPRRDRCDPADWDVATEAFAAAAATTGARAAVIATLGESIPELQGAALLARGIAPLIDIDAALAAIAIAAKAGRERPPYSPLGARATAGHDPDASGRPLDEPASKTALAEFGLPVPSSRVCRTQSEAVAAALDIGFPVALKVVGAEFLHKTEIGGVRLGLGDEASVRGSAADLLALSDRILVERMAPRPVAELIVGVNRDPIAGLVLLLGAGGVFAELLNDKTLLLLPTTREEISAGLARLRISRLLEGWRGGARGDTEAAIDAILAVARYAEANASSLVAIDVNPLMVLPEGRGALAVDAVVIHDREPTATRT, from the coding sequence ATGAGCACCACCGCACCCCCCCGACCGACGGGCCCTGGCCGCCGCGACTTCTCCCGCCTGCTCGCCCCGCGCAGCATCGCCGTCCTCGGCGGCCGCTGGGCCGAACGCGTCGTCAAGCGTTGCCTTGCAACCGGCTTCAGGGGCAACCTCTGGCCGGTGACGCCGACGCGGACCGAAATGTGCGGCCTGCCGACGTTTCCCGATCTGGCCGCCCTTCCCGCTGCGCCGGACGCCGCTTTCGTCGCCGTCAACCGTCACGAAAGCGTGCGCGTGATCGGCGACCTGGCGGCAATGGGTGCGGGCGGTGCGGTCTGCTTCGCCTCCGGCTTCGCCGAGACCGGACCGGACGGAAAGGCCCTGCAGGACAGGCTGTCGGCCGCGGCCGGCCCGATGCCCTTCCTCGGCCCGAACTGTTACGGGCTCATCAACTACATCGACAATGCTCTCCTCTGGCCCGACGAGCACGGCGGCGCCCCCCTCGAGCGGGGAGTTGCCCTCCTCCTGCAATCCGGCAACATCGCCTGCAACGTGACGATGAACCGCCGCAGCCTTCCGATCGCGTATGTCTGCGCCATGGGCAATCAGGCCAACGTCGCCATGCCCGACATGATCGAGGCACTCGCTGAGACCGGCCGCGTCACGGCGATCGGCCTCTTGATGGAGGGATTAGGCGATCCGACGCGCCTTTCCGAAGCGACCGCCGCTGCCCATCGGCTCGGCGTGCCGGTCATCGCCCTCAAGGCCGGGCGAAGCGCCGCCGGCTCCGACATCGCCATGACGCACACCGGCTCCATGGCCGGAAGCGACGATGTGATGGACCTCCTCCTCGAGCGGATCGGCATTGCCCGCGTCGACAATCTCGCCGTCTATCTCGAGGCCATGAAATTGCTCCATGTCTTCGGGCCGCTTCCCGCCAACCGCATCTGCACCATGAGCTGTTCCGGCGGCGAGGCCCTCCTCGTTGCCGACGCCGCGCGCCATCACGACGTGCAGGTCGCCGATTTCACTCCCGAGGACCACGCCCGCATCCGCCCGACCCTCCACGACCTCGTCCACCTCGGCAATCCGTTCGACTATCACACCTTCGACTGGGGCGACCGCACACGCCTCGAGGCGACCTTTACCGCCGTCATGCGCTCTTCCTTCGACATGACCGCCCTCATCAACGACCCGCCGCGCCGCGACCGCTGCGATCCTGCCGATTGGGACGTCGCGACCGAAGCCTTCGCCGCCGCCGCCGCCACGACTGGCGCTCGAGCGGCCGTTATTGCAACGCTCGGCGAAAGCATCCCGGAGCTCCAGGGCGCCGCCCTCCTCGCTCGGGGGATTGCCCCCCTCATCGACATCGACGCCGCCCTCGCCGCAATCGCGATCGCAGCGAAAGCCGGCCGCGAACGCCCGCCCTACTCCCCCCTCGGCGCGCGCGCAACGGCCGGCCACGACCCCGACGCCTCCGGTCGGCCGCTCGATGAGCCCGCCTCCAAGACGGCACTTGCCGAATTTGGCCTCCCGGTACCTTCGTCTCGCGTCTGCAGAACGCAGTCCGAGGCGGTTGCCGCCGCCCTCGACATCGGCTTTCCCGTTGCCCTCAAGGTCGTCGGCGCTGAATTTCTCCACAAGACGGAAATTGGCGGGGTCCGCCTCGGGCTCGGCGACGAGGCATCGGTACGTGGCTCCGCCGCCGACCTCCTTGCCCTCTCCGACCGCATCCTGGTCGAGCGTATGGCGCCGCGCCCAGTGGCGGAACTCATCGTGGGCGTCAATCGTGATCCAATCGCCGGACTCGTTCTGCTCCTCGGTGCCGGCGGCGTGTTCGCCGAACTGCTGAACGACAAGACCCTGCTGCTCCTGCCCACGACACGCGAGGAGATTTCGGCAGGTCTGGCCCGCTTGCGGATTTCCCGCCTCCTCGAGGGCTGGCGCGGCGGAGCGCGCGGCGACACTGAGGCCGCGATCGATGCAATCCTGGCGGTCGCGCGATATGCCGAGGCAAACGCCTCGAGCCTCGTTGCCATCGACGTCAATCCGTTGATGGTCCTGCCCGAAGGGCGCGGCGCGCTCGCCGTCGATGCCGTCGTCATCCACGACCGCGAGCCGACCGCCACCCGAACCTGA
- a CDS encoding acyl-CoA dehydrogenase yields MHFALTEEQEMIVATTRGFVEKELYPHEDEIERTGVLRPELRDELRAKAMAAGLYAANMPESVGGAGLDTLTWVLYERELGRANYALHWCCVFRPSNILMACEGEQRERYLLPAVRGEKTDCLAMTEPDHGSDLRGMKTFARADGDDFVVNGVKHFISHADEASFVVLFAATGEETTPRGPKKLITAFLVDKGHPGFTVRPGYRNVSHRGYTNCILEFTDCRLPKSQVLGEVHKGFEVANQWLGATRLQVAATCLGRADRALGHAVDWAANRRQFGQQIGKFQGVSFKLADMAMELRAAELLTFEAAWKFDHGTVRDEDMAMAKLKATEVLAMVADEAIQIHGGMGLMSDLPLERIWRDARVERIWEGTSEIQRHIISRALLRPLGA; encoded by the coding sequence ATGCACTTCGCCTTGACCGAGGAGCAGGAGATGATCGTCGCCACGACGCGTGGCTTCGTCGAAAAGGAACTTTATCCGCACGAGGACGAAATCGAGCGGACCGGCGTCCTGCGTCCCGAGTTGCGCGATGAACTGCGCGCCAAGGCCATGGCCGCCGGCCTCTATGCCGCCAACATGCCCGAAAGCGTCGGCGGCGCCGGCCTCGACACCCTCACCTGGGTCCTTTACGAGCGCGAACTCGGCCGCGCCAACTATGCACTGCACTGGTGCTGTGTGTTCCGTCCCTCCAACATCCTCATGGCCTGTGAGGGCGAGCAGCGCGAGCGTTACCTGCTGCCGGCGGTGCGTGGCGAGAAAACCGATTGCCTTGCCATGACCGAGCCCGACCACGGCTCGGACCTGCGCGGCATGAAGACGTTTGCGCGCGCCGACGGGGACGATTTCGTCGTCAATGGCGTCAAGCATTTCATCAGCCACGCCGACGAGGCGAGTTTCGTCGTCCTGTTCGCGGCAACCGGCGAGGAGACAACGCCCCGCGGACCGAAAAAACTGATCACCGCTTTCCTCGTCGACAAGGGCCACCCCGGCTTCACCGTCCGCCCCGGCTACCGCAACGTCTCCCATCGCGGCTACACCAATTGCATCCTCGAGTTCACCGATTGCCGGTTGCCAAAGAGCCAGGTCCTCGGCGAGGTGCACAAGGGCTTCGAAGTCGCGAACCAGTGGCTGGGCGCGACCCGCCTCCAGGTCGCGGCCACTTGCCTCGGTCGCGCCGACCGTGCCCTCGGCCATGCCGTCGATTGGGCCGCCAACCGGCGCCAGTTCGGCCAGCAGATCGGCAAGTTCCAGGGCGTGTCGTTCAAGCTCGCCGACATGGCCATGGAATTGAGGGCCGCCGAACTCCTCACCTTCGAGGCGGCGTGGAAATTCGACCACGGCACCGTGCGCGACGAGGACATGGCGATGGCCAAGCTCAAGGCGACCGAGGTGCTCGCCATGGTCGCCGACGAGGCCATCCAGATCCACGGCGGCATGGGCCTCATGTCGGACCTGCCTCTGGAGCGCATCTGGCGCGACGCGCGCGTCGAGCGCATCTGGGAAGGAACGAGCGAAATCCAGCGCCATATCATCTCGCGTGCCCTTTTGCGTCCTCTCGGAGCCTAG
- a CDS encoding ABC transporter permease subunit: MMWWRFKRHKVALWCGIILLFAYLSILITEVLAPYALETRNSRFIYAPPQSVHLFHEGSFVGPFVYPLSFKLNMQTLQREYSVDTRKPQPLRFFCEGDRYRFWGLVESRFHLVCPPKGGTLFIAGTDKLGRDVFSRLLYGARISLTVGLVGIAISFVLGMTLGGIAGYFGGWIDNVIQRVIEILRSLPELPLWLALSAALPVTWSPILVYFGITVILGLLDWPGLARAVRSKLLSLREEDFAVASRLMGARPRHIIARHLLPNFMSHLIASATLSIPSMILGETALSYLGLGLRPPITSWGVMLSEAQNIEAVVLYPWLMLPMLPVVIVVLAFNFLGDGLRDAADPYRS; the protein is encoded by the coding sequence ATGATGTGGTGGCGGTTCAAGCGCCACAAGGTCGCGCTGTGGTGCGGCATCATCCTGCTGTTCGCCTATCTCTCAATTCTCATCACCGAAGTGCTGGCGCCCTATGCGCTGGAGACGCGTAACTCGCGCTTCATCTATGCGCCGCCGCAGTCGGTGCATCTCTTCCACGAGGGTTCCTTCGTCGGACCATTCGTCTATCCGCTGTCGTTCAAGCTCAACATGCAGACGCTGCAGCGCGAGTATTCCGTCGACACGCGGAAGCCGCAGCCGCTGCGCTTCTTTTGCGAAGGGGACCGATACCGATTCTGGGGGCTGGTCGAATCGCGCTTTCATCTCGTGTGCCCGCCGAAGGGGGGAACGCTCTTCATTGCCGGCACCGACAAGCTCGGGCGCGACGTGTTCAGCCGCCTCCTCTATGGCGCGCGCATTTCGCTCACCGTCGGGCTGGTCGGGATCGCCATCAGCTTCGTGCTCGGCATGACGCTCGGCGGTATCGCGGGTTATTTCGGTGGCTGGATCGACAATGTCATCCAGCGCGTCATCGAGATCCTGCGGTCGCTGCCGGAACTGCCGCTCTGGCTGGCGCTCTCGGCCGCCCTGCCGGTCACATGGAGCCCGATTCTCGTCTATTTCGGCATCACCGTGATCCTCGGGTTGCTGGACTGGCCGGGCCTCGCGCGGGCAGTTCGCTCCAAGCTGCTTTCGTTGCGCGAGGAGGATTTCGCAGTCGCATCGCGGCTCATGGGCGCGCGTCCACGCCACATCATCGCGCGCCACCTGCTGCCCAACTTCATGAGCCACCTCATCGCTTCGGCGACGCTTTCGATCCCTTCCATGATCCTCGGAGAGACGGCGCTCTCCTATCTCGGGCTCGGTCTGCGCCCGCCGATCACGAGCTGGGGTGTCATGCTCTCGGAAGCGCAGAACATCGAAGCCGTGGTGCTCTATCCCTGGCTGATGCTGCCGATGTTGCCGGTGGTGATCGTCGTTCTCGCCTTCAACTTTCTCGGCGATGGCCTGCGCGATGCGGCTGATCCCTACAGGAGCTGA